The Epinephelus lanceolatus isolate andai-2023 chromosome 16, ASM4190304v1, whole genome shotgun sequence nucleotide sequence ataggggcgtggccgctatggtgctgccatatttgatgcatcgccatgcatattcgaGGAACTCTCTCTCCTACATACTTCATCCTAACTGCTTCAAAATGTCTGTACATGACAAGAGCCCCACCCTGCACGCCTCCTATTCTTATACTCACTCTAactcatagcgcccccttgtggaagCAGGAAATGccatatttttatattgatgAACACAAACTCTATActcaactacattttgtggctACATCCTACCCTGTTTGTCTCAAGATTTCTCGAGCTCAGACAGACCGTGCATTTGCCTAAACGCTTCATAGAGAAGActtcaaacaaagacaaaaacgtAAAGAACGTCTAAACGTTACCTACCATGGATCCGGTACTGCAGATCTACCCAACCGATTCAGACGGCGATCCATTCGACGATCTGTTTGACACCGGTCCACCAGACTTGCAGCAGCAACCAGACCGCAGCCAAACACGCTGGCATAGAAGCTTGCGTTCAGTGGTCAGTGTACCTCAGTCCCGGCGTCTCCATTCAAGCTCCGCCAATGAGATCTCTCCAACTCTGACTCagacctcctctcctccttcagcGAAGACCAGACACCGCAGGCACGGGCTTAGGAGCCAGCTCCAACCCTCTCCTCATCGGCAGCTGACCCCATCACCTACGCTTCCAGCTCCTGGCTCTTCACCACAGTGCACCTGCGGTGCGCCCTCATCTGCAAGTTGGCAGTCTCCGCGTCCTCAAACTGAGCCCAATATCAGAGACTGGATCGTCACTCGCCTACAACGTTTCCTGCGGAGCGAGGGCATCCCATTTCACTGCAACACTAACAAAGCCACACTATTTCGACTGTATTCAGCCTCTATCAACACAGCAACAGACTCCATACTTCCCGCTCTTCTGGCTTCCTCACCCATGCCACCAACTGCCGGTGTCATCAGGCGTGACGTCGCTGCCTCAGCCACAGCCTGCATCATCAGCCCCCTCTGGTGGGGGCCAGGTTGTATGTCCCCCTGTGCCTGCTTCCTCTGTTCCTGAATTCTCTCAGATGATTTCAGCTTTCTTGTCATCCCTGTCTTTGCAGGCTTCACAAAATCCCTGTGCACATTCATCCTTTCATCCCATCATCCCTTCCTCTACCCTTCCTTTAGCCATTCCCAGCAACACGgcttctgctcctctttttcctgCAATAGCCAACGCAGCAGCAGGAGAGCCTCAGTCAGCAACTCAAGGGGTCCCACCACAGGCTAACCAATTCGGTGATCTCCAGCCTCCTCCTTCACTTCCAACTGGTCTATCctttccccctcccctccccatcCCCACCCCATCCCTTCCCCAACACCcaaatgtattttctcattGTACCGGCAATTTCACCCTCGCCACAGCAGCACCACCTGTCCAGCCAGCTTCATCTGTTCATTGCCCTTCTCCCGTCTCTCCTGCGCTACGCCAACAGATTCTCACTGGTAATTACGTAGATTTAGCCCAGCTTCTTAAGCCATCAGTCATCGACACTAATCACCTCAGGGAAGTGCAGACAAACTTCAGCTCCATGCAACTCTGCCACTCACTACCCTCACAGCCTACAGACCTAACCCCCACAGAATTTGCCTTCGCTTTTTCTCTCTACCGCACTGTCATCTGTTCTGCATTTCACACATGGAGAGCAGAGCTGGATGATTATCTATCTATCATGCTCGACATGGCCCTACGTTTTGGAGGGACAGGGTTTTACAGTTACCATGTGCACTTCGCTAACCAAGCAGCTGGCCGGATACAGCAATTTAACCAGGGAACGTACTGGGGCACCCTTGACTCTGAACTCTACTGCTGCTTATTTGCAGCCCGCACGTCCCTCTCCTGCGAGCTATGTGGAGCCCCTTCTCACCCTGCTGCACCCCCACCTCCCATCATTCCTAGACCCGCTAACATACGTCCTGTGGTCAATGTCCCCATGCCAAAGGGGGTCGACAGACGGAGAAGGCCAATCCTCTACCAGGGTGGCAGGATGGTGTGCAACAATTTCAACCACCTGGGCTGCGCTCTTTCCAACTGCTGCCTCCTGCATGTCTGCTCCTTCTGCGGCGGTGCCAGGAGCACCTGCCCCCACAATCCAATCACAGCTGCAGACCAACTTGTACAGCACCTCAGCAGCTCCGTTCAAGTAAATGTCCTTGCCACTGCTCTACAAAACCACCCTGATAGACAGTTTGTTCATTTTCTTAAAGATGGCTTCACACATGGTTTTCATCGTGGTATGGCAGTTCTCCCTGACATTTTCCACGTCTGTCACAACCTCCAGTCTGCTCTTGCAGAACCTCACACTGTTGGCTGAAAAGGTCAAAGAAGGATTCATGATAGGCCCGTTCGATATTCCTCCTTTTCCACTGTTCCGCATCAGCCCAATAGGTGTTGCCACTCGCAAATACTCTGGAAAAAAAGAGGCTAATTATGGACCTGTCTTCTccacacagctcacacatttCAAGCATCAACAGTGTCATTCCCAGTCCGGATTTCTCCATGCAATACACAACCATCGACCATGCCATCACCCTCATTCGGCTAGCAGGACGTGGAGCTTGGCTTTCTAAAGCAGACATCACCAGTGCATTCAAAGTTTTGCCCATGCATCCTGACTTCTGGTGTTTTTTCGGCGTTTGCTGGAAGGGGGCATATTATTTTTCTGTGCGCCTTAACTTTGGCTGCAAAAGCAGTCCTAAGATCTTCGATTCTCTTTCAGAAGCCCTATGCTGGATCCTTACTAACAACCACAGGCTCCCTTACATTCTCCATCTTCTCTACGATTTTCTCGTCGTCACTCCACCATCCTCACCTCCTTGCCATGGGCTCAATACGCTCACTAATGCTTTCTCTGGCATCCCTCTTTCCGAGGAGAAAACATCAGGACCTGGCACTTCCATTGAGTTCCTAGGCATCACCCTGGACTCAATTTCCTTCCAAGCATCTCTGCCCTTGGAGAAAATACAGCGCATCTCTCTGCTTCTGTCAAACTACCTCCTAGCAGACAAATGCACCAAACGCCAGCTGTTAGTCCTCCTTGGCCATCTCAATTATGCCATCCGCATAATCCCTCAAGCTAAATCCTTCTTGTCCATCCTTTTGTCAAAGACTGCTGCCATTCCCTCTCTCCACGATAGGGTCATTCTAGACGATGCCTGCAAAATGGAAATGCGTATGTGGCTACATTTCCTATCTTCTTGGAATGGCATTTCCTTCTACGACGACTTCATCACCCAGCCTGAGGACATTCAACTTTTCACAGACGCGGCTCCCTTCACAGGTTTTGGCGGCTACTATGGAGGGAGATGGTCTGCATCCGCTTGGCCCCCAGAGTTCGAATCCCTCGACTCAGAGTCCTGCCCTCCTTCCTCTGTGCTTCACGAGCTGTATCCCATCATAATAGCTGCCATTCTTTGGGGGCACGAATGGTCTATGAAGTCCATACTTATCCACTCCGATAACACCGCAGTTGTAGAGATCCTGAACAAAGGTTGATCTCGTTCTTTAGCCATCATGCAGTTCCTGGGCAGACTCACCTTATTCTCAGCTCAACACCAGTTCATCCTCCGGGCAGCCCACGTTCCCGGTCATCACAACAACATTGCTGACTCATTGTCTCGCTTCTTGTTCCAGAAATTCAGACACTTGGCCCCAGAATCAGATCTTCAACCAACACCTATCCCACCGTTTTCAGCCACAATATTCAACTAGCTCCATAGCTGTCAAACCTCTCTCACGCTTCACAAGAAGCCATCCTTAACAGTCTCGCCCCAAGCACACTCTCTGCCTATCTAACTGGCTGGAATTGCTTCAAGGCATATCACTCCACCTACCAGCTGCCTTTTCCCTCTCTGGACATCATGTCCATCTGCAATTTCATCACCCATGCTCATTCCATCCAAAAAATACGGTCCTCCACCATCCAGACCTACTTAGCAGGAATCAACTTCTTCATCAAACTAGTCACTGGCTTCCATTGTCCTTCAACCTCCCATTGTCATGTTACTATGTTAATAAAAGGCCTGCGCAAACAGGAACCGGCTCTCCCAGCTAGGCGCTTGCCACTCACTTCAGACTGATGGTACTGAcatgctgacgtattgcggtaagcgagttgtgtcatttctggtgtttctgtgacagcgtctctgtactctagtgaattctactagcctgctttctgctttctcacttcagttgctttaacatctacttcaagtcttaatccacactagttctgtttaagcacttatagctctccttttttttacgacttccctgctaatctcttagctgttgtttgcacgttactagccttggtagctacattagcttaacaGTTAGAGAtagcttctccttctgctctttcttgctcggtgtgcgaAATGTTTagctatgcctctgcctcctttagcgacagtggtaattgtaacaagtgtagcttatttgctgcattggaggcgaggcttagtgaattagaagcgcggctccgcaccatggaaaaccattcagtagctgcggtagttagccagtccCCTGTAGCCAGtacggagccacatagcatagtcTCCGCTAGCGGTCCTCCGGTAACACCCAttcagccgggaggctgggtaacttCGTGAGAAGCGCAGCTCCAAGCcaaagcccacggctcaccaccagcctgttcacgttcccaccgcttttccccactcagtgacacacccgctgaggataaaactctggttattggcagctctattctgagtaacgtgaagttagcaacaccagcggccatagtaaaatgtatccctggggccagagcaggtgacattgagtcaaatttaaaactgctggctaaagctaaacgtagatttaGTAAGATCGTTATTCACATCGGCAGCAATGACACCCgattacgccaatcggaggtcactaaaattaatattgcctcggtgtgtgaatacacaaaaacgatgtcggactccgtagttttctctggacccctcccaaatctgaccactgatgacacgtttagctgcatgtcatcatttaatcgctgactgtccaggtggtgtcaagcaaacaatgtgggtttcgttataattggcaaactttctggggaaaacttggtcttattaggagagacggcattcatcccactttggatggagctgctctcatttctaggaacctggcaaattttattagtaattcaaatccctgacaacccagagttgagatcaggactcagagtcgcagtcctatacgcctctctgagcttctagttcagttacccacccatagttttcatagttttatacaaacagtgtctgtcccctgaccacctaaattatttaaatctaaaattaaacatagaggagttgtgcataacaacctcataaaaattaaaacttcttctgtgacagaaagacaaaacaggagaattaaatatcaggtctctatcgtctaaagcagtgttagtaaacgaattaatatcagataatcatattgatttactcagcctcactgaaacctggctgtgtcaagatgaatatgttagtctaaatgaatccactcctcccagtcataataatacccacattcctcgaggcagcagccgaggagggggagttgcagccatttttaactctagtctgttaatcagtcCTAAACctaaagcctcgttcttagtcttttacatccgacctggaaaacctcgcagcttttatttgttatagtgtaccgtgctcctggcccgtattctgaattcgtatctgaattctcagagtttttatccagtgtagttcttaaatcagataaagttaatattgtaggcgattttaacattcatgtcgacgttgataatgactccctggcttctgtgtttatctcattattagactccattggcttcagtcagggtgtacatgaacccactcactgttttaaccatacccttgatctagttctgacgtatggaattgaaattgataacctaacagtctttccacagaatccctcgctattggaacattatttgattttttttgatttattttaacttgATTACACACCACTCaacaacagttactatactagatgtttatcagatacgTCTAGTGGTGTTgcaaaatttaaatttttgttgatagcgccgtaggctcgctgcgaacaacactcgactctgtagctcctcttaaaaagaagttaacaaagcaaagaaagtttgctccttggtataactctcagacccgtaagttaaaacaaatatcgtgaaaatttgaaaggaattggcgattaaccgaACTCGAAGAATcttgtttaatctggacagacagtctcaaaacgtttaagaggggcctccacaatgccagagcaaactattactcagcttaATAGAAGACAACAAgtataaccccaggtttcttttcagcactgtagccaggctgactgagagtcaaagctctattgagccttgtattcctttagcccttagcagtaatgatttcatgagcttttttaatgacaaaattctaactattagaggcaaaattcatgacctcctgtcctcagatagtacctatctatcctcaaacacagctgtaagacttaatttatatttagattgcttctccccaatttctcttcaagaattgaccgcagtgttttcttcatctaaatcatcaacgtgtctcttagaccccatcccaactaggctacttaaggaggtcttacctttagttaacactcatatattagatatgaggaatatatccttattaacaggctatgtaccatggtcttttaaggtagctgtaattaaacctctcctaaataagcccaccctggatccagaggtgttagccaacaatagaccaatatctaatcttccctttctttcaaagatccttgtgaaagtagtcgcagaccagctgtgtgattttctccatgataataatttatttgaggaatttcagtcaggatttagagtacatcatagcactgagacagcactagttaaaattacaaatgaccttctgattgcttcagacaaaggactcgtctctgtacttgttttattagatcttagtgcggcgtttgacactattgaacatcaaattctgctacagagactggaacacttaattggcctaaaaggttctgcactaagctggtttaaatcttatttatctgatcattttcagtttgttcatgttcataatgaatcatgcttacgtactaaagtttgttttgtagttccgcaaggttctgtgcttggaccaatcctatttaccctatatatgcttcctttaggtaacatcattagaaatcactctgtaaatttccattgttatgcggatgatacacagttgtatttatctatgaagccagaagaaagtaatcaattaactaaacttcatagttaattgttgttgttgttatgccTTGAAGACATAacaacctggatgagcaccaatttccttatgttaaattcagaacaaagaacaaaactcaagttattgttcttggccccaaacaactcagagactctttatctgatgacatagtttctctagatggcattgctctggcctctagcactaccgtaagaaacctcggagtaacatttgatcaagatttgtcttttaattctcatttaaaacaaacctcacggactgcattttgtcatctgcgtaatattgcaaaaattaggcctatcctgacccgaaaagatgcagaaaaattgggccacgcttttgttacctcaaggctggattactgtaactctctattatcaggtagctctagtaagtccttaaaaactctccagctaattcagaatgcagcagcacgtgtactaacaggaactaagaaacaagatcatatttctcctgttttagcttctctgcactggctcccggTAAAGTCcagaatttaaaatcctactgttaacttataaagctctaaatggtcaagctaagtcatatcttagagagctcatagtgccatattatcccaccagaacactgcgctcggagaatgcagggttactcgtggtccctaaagtctccaaaagtagatcaggagccagagccttcagctatcaggctcctctcctgtggaatcatcttcctgttgtggtccgggaggcagacactgtctccacatttaagactagacttaagactttcctctttgataaagcttatagttagggctggctcaggcttgccgtgcaccagcccctagttaggctgacttaggcctagtctgctggaggaccccctataatataTCGGGcgccttctctccttctctctctctctctctctctctctctctctctctcgtgtcctattactgcatcttgctaactcggccattctggatgtcactaactcggcttcttctccggagcctttgtgctccactgtctttcaggttaactcatattgcagcggtgcctggatagtgtgacgtgtgtggttgtgctgctgctgtggtcctgccagatgcctcctactgctgctgctgttatcattagttatacttctactattattatacacatataattattgtcacatatgtatactataagatattaatatatactttcaacatattgtaccacaatagccagaactataattataatatcattactttaattaatgttgttgtaagttaCTGtgattaccgtctgtcctgcatctctctctat carries:
- the LOC144467455 gene encoding uncharacterized protein LOC144467455, whose translation is MDLSSPHSSHISSINSVIPSPDFSMQYTTIDHAITLIRLAGRGAWLSKADITSAFKVLPMHPDFWCFFGVCWKGAYYFSVRLNFGCKSSPKIFDSLSEALCWILTNNHRLPYILHLLYDFLVVTPPSSPPCHGLNTLTNAFSGIPLSEEKTSGPGTSIEFLGITLDSISFQASLPLEKIQRISLLLSNYLLADKCTKRQLLVLLGHLNYAIRIIPQAKSFLSILLSKTAAIPSLHDRVILDDACKMEMRMWLHFLSSWNGISFYDDFITQPEDIQLFTDAAPFTGFGGYYGGRWSASAWPPEFESLDSESCPPSSVLHELYPIIIAAILWGHEWSMKSILIHSDNTAVVEILNKG